The Candidatus Bathyarchaeia archaeon DNA window TGCTATCACCAGTATCACTGGAATCAAGACTAGCAGAATTACCAGCCAAGGTATGCCGCCAGCCTCTGCAGCCGCTGACACCGTTAAGAACACAGACTGAGATGCGCCCAAGTAACCATATTTCTCGGCATTTACAACGATGGTTATTGAAGCCGTGTCTGAGATTTTCGGCGTCCAGAAGAGGAACTCATAACATCCGCTGGAATTTGTTAAGGCCGAATTCTCCGAGAAGGTTCCCATGTCAGCTGAAACCGTGACGTTGGCATTTGCTATGGGCTTATCAAGGCATTTCACATAAACTGTTATCCGCACCATTTCCTCGGATTTAACCCAGTAGGAGCTGGCAAAAACTATCACTGTGAGGTTTCCAGGCTTAACCGTTAACAATGTATTATTGATGGCGCGAGCATAGCCTTGCTTAGAAGCCACAACAGTCAAGTTTATGTTTGTCTCGGTAGGAACCGGCGGCGCCTTAAAGAGGAAAGTTGAATTTCCATAGGCATCTGTAACTCCGTTTGTTGAACTCCACACTCCAGCATCAGCGGAAACTGTTATGTTCACATCTTTAACAGGGGATTCGCCATACCTCGTGTTAACAACAATGCTGATTTCCTCTTCCGAGACAACTGTATATCGCTCAGCCCTAACGGTTAAGGAGAGGATTTTCGGAATCACAAGCAGAACGGTTTGCCCTTCCCCATCCATATAGCCCGCCTTAGAGGCATGTACAACTATCGTTACATGGGTTTCATTAGACACTGGGGGAGTTGAAAACGTGAATGTAGCTCCACCGGTTGAATCAGTCAGCTTTTCAGTTTCCGCGAAGGTTCCACCAGCATTTGATGACACATTTACCGTTGCACCTTGAATCGGCATTCCGCTCCATGTGACGCGCACTGTTATGGTTGAGGGATCTTCGGAAATCACCGTTGAGGGTGTCGCAGCGACATCAACGCTTAGTGGCGGTATAACCTCCAAGTAGTCAAAGCTCGAGTCATCCGCGTAGCCTTGCATGGATGCTTTCGCAATGATTCGGACATTGGTCACGTCTACAACATCTGGTGCTGTGAAAGTTGTTGTGAAAAAGCCTGAAGAGTTCGTCAGCCCAGACTGCTGAGAGAAACTTCCGCCCCTTACAGAGTATAGGGCAACATTTGCACCTTCCACCGGGCCACCGTTGCTTGAAACGCGAACCGTTATGGAAACTTCTCCGCCACGATGGATAATGTGGCGGCTGAGGCTTAACTCAACATTTAATGAGGGCAAATTCACAACTTGAATTGTTACGGGGGATGATGTGCTCACGTTTCCAAAGTCGTCCATAACCGTTAACCGCGCCACGTAGGTTCCAGCGCTGCTGTATTTGTGGAAGAAAATCGACAGGGTTGTCCAACCGCTGGTTCGTCCATCTCCAAAGTCGAAGAAGTATTTGTCGATACGTCCATCATCATACGAGTAGGCACCTATGAACGTGACCTCTTGACCGGGGGCCACAGTGGTTTTATCTGCGCACAGAACCGCTATCGGCGGAGAATTTTGATGGTCTATTGGGGCTGTTAGGAAGAAGATGAAATCTATGTTGACGCCGTTTCCGCCTACTGGGTTGCCCTTTCCGCGGGGGTTGAGAGATTCATGGTATGGTCCGGTGAAGTGACCCCAATAGTTTTGAGTGGCGTTCACTCTGGCTTTATCTGAGGCTTCCATGCCCATTTTATTGTCGTAAATGTCGTTGAAGCGTATTGTATGGTTGCCTTGCTCATAAAGGGCGCCTACATCATTGGTGTGGATATAGTTTCGCGTTATGAACGTGGTGGCGTTTGTTGCAACGTAGAGGCCATACTTGCTTAGGAATACAGTGTTGCCGCTTATTAGAATGTTGCCGCTGGATTTTTCCATAGATAGAGATATGCCGCTGTTGCTGTTTGAGGAGATATTGTTCTGAATTATGTTTATTTGAGAGTTGGCAGAGATGTTGCCTCGAAGGGTTACCCCGTTCTCATTCAAAGTTATAATGTTATTTTGCAATGTTGTTGATCCGCCCTCAATTACAACGCCGTCAAAGTTGTTCTGTATTCTGTTTTGACTTACTGTTGTGGATCCACCTAAGAGCGTGATTCCACTTTCAGCGTTAAATTGTATGACGCTTTTTTGAACCGTTAATACACCGTCCTGGACTGTTAAGCCGACCACTCCATACTCTATTATGCAGTTTTCCAGGAAGGATGGAGATTGACCGGCTCCATTGAAGTATATTGTCAGCCAGTCTCCAACCTTGGGGCTTTCTTTATTGGACGTGAACTTTATCGGTTTTTCCTCTGTGCCCCTAGCAATGAGCGTTCCATCAACTATGATTGCGAAGGGTCCCCCGCCAAACCTCACTTCAACACCTGGCTCTATTGTTAGGGTGACACCCCTGCAGATGGTGACGTTTTGAGAGACTATGAAGGGGCTTTCTGCGAGGGTCCAGACTGTGTCTACGTTGATTTGACCCTCCACATAGGTTGCTTTCACGGCGGGAAATTTCCAAAGGAGGAGGCTAAATGGGGCGAGGGCTAAGATGGAAGTAAATAAAATGAGGAGAAAGTTTATTTTCTTTTTTGCCATGTGGATGCATCCGTCCACGTTTTGTTGAGGTAATCCTTGGTCAAGGCTTGTTTAAGGGTTATGAATTTTGAATCAAGCTTGGAAATACCGACTTCCAATACTTCTTTGAACGTTAAAACAAGGCAATAGTTTTAACTTGAAAACATCACTAAGAAGGGGCGAGGTGGCCGTCTTTGAAGAGCTTCACAGCCATAGCCCTCGAAAACTTCCCATTAATAAAGCCCGGAGACAACTTGGCGAAGATAGTGGTGGAAACGGCGGAGAGAAACGGCGTGAAAATTGAGGATGGCGACATTATCGTTGTTGCCCAAAAGGTTGTTTCGAAGGCTGAAGGCCGTGTTGTGAGGCTTAGAGAAATTTTCCCCTCAGAGAAAGCCAAAGAAATAGCGGGGAAAACTGGCAGAAGCCCGAGGCTTGTGGAGCTAATTTTAAGGGAGACACGTAAAATTTTGAAGATTTCTCCTGAAACATTAATTGTGGAGGATACTCGTGGACTGGTTTGTATTAATGCTGGGATAGACAAGTCGAACATCGAAGGCGAGGATTCCTTCGCCCTTTTGCCAGAGAACCCTGATGCTTCGGCGGCTAGGTTCCGCATGGAAATTAAGAGGTTGACAGGCAGGAATGTGGCGGTGATTATATGCGACACATACAGCCGCCCATTTAGGCGGGGACAGGTAAACTTCGCCATCGGCGTTTCAGGGATTAAGCCTCTTAAAGATTACAGAGGTAAACGGGACCTTTTCGGTTACATCTTGAGGGTTAAAAATGTGGCGGTGGTTGACGAAATCGCCGCTGCAGCTGAATTGTTGATGGGTCAAGCAACTGAAGCCACTCCAGTTGTGGTTTTCAAGGGCTTACAAAATATTGTTGAATACTGCGAAAATGCAAGCATAAAAGAGTTAGAGATCACCCGTGAAGAGGACCTCTTCAGAGACGCCCTATGACTGATGTCAGCCCCAAACAAGGAAAGGGTTGCTTTTTTTCTCCTCTCCAATGGTTGTCGGCGGCCCATGTCCCGGATAAACCTTGAAGTGGTCGGGTAGGCTTTTCAATTTTTCAAGCGAATTCTTCATGTCTTTCTCAGAGCCCTGTGGGAGGTCTGTCCTTCCTATTGAGCCAGCAAAGAGAGTGTCTCCTGTAAAGACTTCTCCTTCACCCAGAAGGCACATGCTTCCGGGGCTGTGACCCGGAGTATGCATGACTTTTAAGGTTAGGTTTCCGAACTTTACGGTGTCTCCGTCTTTGAGTAGGATATCCGCCGGCGGCGAGGAGTTCTTGAAGCCGAAGAGTTTGGCGACAACTTTTCCAAGAGCCCCAAGCATGAAGGCATCCCTCTCGTGGATAAGGATGGGCGTGTTAAATTGCTCCTTAACGATTCCATTTCCGCAGATGTGGTCCGGATGCCCATGAGTGTTTACTGTAAACTTTAGCTTTAACGATTTTTCCTCGACAAAATTGAAGATTTCAGCTGCTTCATTGGGGTTTTCGAAGCCCGGGTCGATTATTATGGCTTCCCTTGTGTCGGGGCAAGCGGCAATGTAGCAGTTTGTGAGAAGTTTTCCCACGACAAACATTTGAATAATCATTTTTGCTCTCTCATGATGGCTTGACAAACTTCATAATTCTCTGGATAGGTTTAAAGAATATTTTGGTCTAAACAGTAATCTATAAATTGTCAGCTTTCCCCACTCTCTTATTGGAGATTGGAGAGCTTGAAACTAGAGGAAATTTTGGCTGCTTCAGCCCAAATAACCCTATGTCCAAAATGCGGCTCTAAAGAGGGATTTTGGCTCGGATTCAAACGAGACCATGTCTACGTTCAGTGTAAGGGTTGCGGGGCAAACTTTGAACTCTACCAAATCTATAATCTAGGCGGAAAAAACAATAAGGACAGAACTAGTCAAAGCCCAAGATTCTTGAGAAAATAGGCTGAGACGAGTCTGGCGAAGCTGAGAAAAAATGGAGGTTGGTCAGAACCTTTCCCGTCTCTTCTTTGCTAAGGCAAGGATTATTGCGGTTATGGGCAGCAGCGCCATTGCTACAATCTTCCAATATTCTGGTATTATGTGCGATGTAAAGTAGACGCCTGTTGTTGGAGTTTGAGCCATGTTTCCAGCCAAGTCCACAGCCCTAATGTAGTATTGGATTGTTGTGCATGGCGGGTAACTGCTGCAAGGTATTGTGGCAGTATACTCGCCGCTGGCCGCCTTGGCCATTTGGATTTCCATCCATTGTGTAGCTGAAATGTTATAGTAGAGGGAGACCTTTTCGATGGCGAAATCTGTGACCGAAACCTTTACTGTTATGTCGAAGCCTGCTTCCACATCCACACTCTCGCCAGGCTGAACTGTTTGTCCAGGTGGGTCTTGGTATGGGGTGGATATTTGGGGCGGAGTTGTATCTATCACTGTTAGATTCAGCGTTAGGAAGGTTCCTTGGCGGAAAATTATCCTAGTTACATTAATGTTTTCAACCCACAGGTCTATTGGTATGCCGTCTGAGGATGCGCCGGCTCCTAGCATGTAATAGCCATTTGCGTTGGTTATCCATCTTTTTTGAGAGTCTTCAACGTTGATTATCTTTGTACCCTCCTTTGCGTAGACGGCGAATCCCGCCGGAACCCTTATGTTTGTTCCGTCAACCCTATGAATAAACACATAGCCATCTATAGTCATTGGGATTGGCGGCACTTGGGATTTAGCCAATGAAACAGAAAGAGTTACAGCTAACATTGCCAGCAAAGCTATTGCCACAAGTTTTAGAGATCTCTCCATTCCTTTTCTGCCTCCATACTTATTGGAGTAAAGAAAAGTGGGACTATGGAATCGGCGGAATCAAGTCCTGATCTTGGTAGAGGTATATCCAGAAGGCTTGCCCCGGAGCTAATAAGTCAGTTGACTCTGGTCTGGTATCAACCATGGTCCAGCTTTGTGCCGCGGCATCCCACACGTAGAGCCATCGGAAGTAGCTTCCCGGTTCAAGGCTTTCTAGGTAAACGTCTGCCTCCATGGAGGTTGTTTCTGTGAAGCCTGCTAGGCACCATCCTGCTGGCAGATGGTACGTGGTTGGCAGGGCCGGCGGTTCTGGTGTTGGCAAGCCTTGCACTATTAGGACATCGTAAGCTTTCATGTAGATCCAGTAGCCTTTCCCATCGGCCATGGTGGTTGGGTTCATGATCCATGATTTGGCTGTGTTGTCGAAGCCATAGGTGACCGTTACTCCAGCTGCACCCTGCTTCAGTATCAGCGAGTAAATGCTGGAAGTCGCTGTGTTGTTGGGTATTAGTGGCAACGACACCAAGTTCCAGCCTTCATGAAGCACTATTGGATACCACGTGCCCTTGGGAACCAAAATTATTGTTGAGACGGCTGGACCTTCATTGCCACCGTAGTCCACCGCCGCTATTGTTATGTTTGCCTTTTTACCCGCATAGCCCGTTAAGTTGAGAACCAGTATGCCTGAGAATGTTCGGTGGACGCCTACGCTGGTTAGTGTTTGGGCTTGAAGACTTGTAAGAGGCACATTGACTGTGGGTGTTCCGTTAACGTAGACTTTGAAGCTTAAGACACCTACATTGTCTGTTGCTGTTAAAGCTTTTATTATTGCTCCGCTGCAGATAGGCTGAACCGTAAACGTTGGAGCAGAAGGCTTCTCTTTGTCTCGCTTAATTTCCCATGTTCTAGTGAAGTTGTTGGGCGTTGGCCAGGCACTGTCAATCAAAGTTATCTTTAGAACCACATAACTAGAGCTTGTGACATTTATTTGGGTCGTTGTTATATTGGTGCCATTGGTAACGTTAGCCCATAACGTGCTATTGTAATAGACTTTACCAGTTATAGGTGTTGCAGGATTAGAGAATGACGCATTAACCCGTATCCATGTTGTTTCTGCACCCATCCAGTAAATTCCATTAACGAATGGCAGTTCATTGTCATTTTGGTCGAGAACTTTGACGTAGACCGGTCGGGGTGCAGTGTTGTCTATTGTCGTTTGCCTCTCAGCGGAACCTGTGCGTCCAGAAGCGTCTGTGGCTGTTATCTTAACGGCTAGTTTGCCGTCTGGAATGGCTGTTTTGTTGGCGAAGGCGAAATCGTATGTGGTGTGGCTGTCCCCATGTCTCGCATAAACTATACGTTCAAATCTTGTGTCGTCGATTGTTAGGGTTAATCCATACTTTGTTATGTTTAGGTCGTCGCTAACGGTTCCGTTTATCCATATCTTCTTCCCAAAGCCCACACTATAGTACCCGCCAGCTGCAGGGTAGTCTATGTTAACTGTTGGAGCTTGTCCGTCGACTGTTACTGGGAGGTTGCGGGTTCCGAGAAGGGCTCCGCTTATATCCCGAGCCGTGACAAGCCAGTTAGTTGGATCTTCGCCTGTGGATTGTGTGGTCATGTTGACGAGTATCCAGACATATTCGCCTGTCAGTAGGTTT harbors:
- a CDS encoding MBL fold metallo-hydrolase, coding for MIIQMFVVGKLLTNCYIAACPDTREAIIIDPGFENPNEAAEIFNFVEEKSLKLKFTVNTHGHPDHICGNGIVKEQFNTPILIHERDAFMLGALGKVVAKLFGFKNSSPPADILLKDGDTVKFGNLTLKVMHTPGHSPGSMCLLGEGEVFTGDTLFAGSIGRTDLPQGSEKDMKNSLEKLKSLPDHFKVYPGHGPPTTIGEEKKSNPFLVWG
- the cofE gene encoding coenzyme F420-0:L-glutamate ligase, which produces MKSFTAIALENFPLIKPGDNLAKIVVETAERNGVKIEDGDIIVVAQKVVSKAEGRVVRLREIFPSEKAKEIAGKTGRSPRLVELILRETRKILKISPETLIVEDTRGLVCINAGIDKSNIEGEDSFALLPENPDASAARFRMEIKRLTGRNVAVIICDTYSRPFRRGQVNFAIGVSGIKPLKDYRGKRDLFGYILRVKNVAVVDEIAAAAELLMGQATEATPVVVFKGLQNIVEYCENASIKELEITREEDLFRDAL
- a CDS encoding PKD domain-containing protein translates to MKATYVEGQINVDTVWTLAESPFIVSQNVTICRGVTLTIEPGVEVRFGGGPFAIIVDGTLIARGTEEKPIKFTSNKESPKVGDWLTIYFNGAGQSPSFLENCIIEYGVVGLTVQDGVLTVQKSVIQFNAESGITLLGGSTTVSQNRIQNNFDGVVIEGGSTTLQNNIITLNENGVTLRGNISANSQINIIQNNISSNSNSGISLSMEKSSGNILISGNTVFLSKYGLYVATNATTFITRNYIHTNDVGALYEQGNHTIRFNDIYDNKMGMEASDKARVNATQNYWGHFTGPYHESLNPRGKGNPVGGNGVNIDFIFFLTAPIDHQNSPPIAVLCADKTTVAPGQEVTFIGAYSYDDGRIDKYFFDFGDGRTSGWTTLSIFFHKYSSAGTYVARLTVMDDFGNVSTSSPVTIQVVNLPSLNVELSLSRHIIHRGGEVSITVRVSSNGGPVEGANVALYSVRGGSFSQQSGLTNSSGFFTTTFTAPDVVDVTNVRIIAKASMQGYADDSSFDYLEVIPPLSVDVAATPSTVISEDPSTITVRVTWSGMPIQGATVNVSSNAGGTFAETEKLTDSTGGATFTFSTPPVSNETHVTIVVHASKAGYMDGEGQTVLLVIPKILSLTVRAERYTVVSEEEISIVVNTRYGESPVKDVNITVSADAGVWSSTNGVTDAYGNSTFLFKAPPVPTETNINLTVVASKQGYARAINNTLLTVKPGNLTVIVFASSYWVKSEEMVRITVYVKCLDKPIANANVTVSADMGTFSENSALTNSSGCYEFLFWTPKISDTASITIVVNAEKYGYLGASQSVFLTVSAAAEAGGIPWLVILLVLIPVILVIAFVVLVKTGVVSVSFGEEEE